In Defluviitalea raffinosedens, the following proteins share a genomic window:
- a CDS encoding S-layer homology domain-containing protein, with amino-acid sequence MIKIKKHKSIAVIMLLVFFISQVFSFNGAIIVYAEEDIPNSIVNPGFETGDMTGWTILEGEAFSQDSVSGDQTWWVEAIPYNQEGKYHLNGWKCEEAATGRVRSTTFRLGGSGWITFKLGGGKNVNLVHIKIRDAETDEVLAIYGNTAFADVNFPNIELGMRLANMEQYRADLSEYIGRKLYIEIVDNATNDWGLIFADAFFTYHETVPTEGLLARNFLIKNPGFETGDIRGWTVVEGGAFGPDSVSGDITWWAEAIPYNQEGQYHLNGWKYPESEKGKIRSSTFMLAGSGWITFKLGGGGDPNKVYIEVYDADKNELVAVYANTEFADKNFPNIDEGMRLANMVQYRADLSDFIGKDLYIQIVDEATEGWGLIFADAFFTYHETIPAEGVIAQNRYIPPTTVSKYGIQNPDFETGDFEGWEIEGDAFLVSNEKIDSIHPKNAYYAVSQKEKIGSIKSTKFTIGNAARIEFMIGGNRDTENLYVALLDADTDEVLIKETPSSSDFETVTWELKPYLGEKVYIQVVDQTNTGFIMVDGFEVNKGLIAYWSFDEMQGKYAKDKAADAEDYINYTFNNAKYKPSTDPQWRNNGVKNGALLFDGYSTWIEREASRFGEISDELTIEAWVAPRSYEWGDGGKLSAIVNQYSKGKREGFILGMYRHGTWSFQVGIGNKWIEVWSEDQVLAKNQWSHVAATFSKDTSTAKIYLNGELVAEAQTPAQRSINISAANLMIGKNNEAVKLNGVFDYNMFNGLIDELKIYNKAFTDEEIQNHYAQDLAPYNGNIPQIKYEDIALDPKVYDGDRYRPQYHAIPPGHWMNEPHAPIYYKGKYHLFYQHNPQGPFFHQIHWGHWVSDDLVHWEYMPVALSPQKGDIAPDGMWAGSATYDANGKPVLLFTAGNDSKAPNQAVGLATPKDINDPYLKEWEVYPRLINEQKPGMGKFGEFRDNFTWKDGEKWYQIVTSGSTITKSGTALIYVSDDLYNWEYKGELYQADLDKYPYLGTVWELPVLLPVKDQKGNQKYILTVLPAGEKSDVEVFYWIGEFDKENCRFIPDHEEPKLMDLGDSKFTGGAGMVDPKTGRTIFFTIAQLINGTAGNQFYYDLGWAHNAGLPISLSLGDDGELRLEPIEELKSLRGKQLVSLSNKSLEEANQLIQDIQGDTLEIELEIEPEDAKKFGIKVRRTPNGEEETLLYYNKEDQTFSVDRTKTTSDPDLKMSSGIQGGKVDLKGENLQLHIYLDRSMVEAYINHRKSLTTRVFPSKGDAMGLKLWADGNITVKSMNVWEMKSAYGDGSIVPGYWTEFTNSTPENVGHLVNHDFATGDLTGWIVAEGNAFTDAHVTDVDTYWGGKFNPTGEIPGKYHYWGFNEALGGDSLTGVMKSQNFILGGDGQIDFLIGGGNDIDRLYVALVRASDEQELFKATGRNSEEYSRVLWNASEYIGEELYIKVVDNHTGGFGHLNLDDVNVPVKLEPLMIDGIPSKLKIGQQAQTVVSVVYDKNYSKDVTFECTFKISNPTIAEVDSHGLITAKKRGATVVEAVYESLQGRHKGVFSFTVVDSGSSSGDNNSKPSSGATNQPVNEPLSTVLSNTKGVELLIEGKTSKTAEGRIVFTVTADEDMMEKALVALKNTDGKVLKINVKNVRDLAEVIIPIKSILKVQKEVPNVVIEIETNHGNYKLPIRLIDFSSISDDLGVSVEQGKLKISIGSADDEQVKAVMRIAQESGLNVLSDIIDFGITIEAEGKSKGFNDFGSTYVERSIYVDKVSDNRYSTAVMYNPQTHELSFVPSIFDVKEGKAIVTIKRNRNSIYAVVENNKSFEDVTSHWAKEDIELLASKLVVKGVDSKRFNPNGKVTRAEFAAMLVRALGLSTDQAQAVFKDVDENSWYGGIVQKAVQAKIINGYEDGTFRPHENITRQEMAVMIIRAFEFTGTTVDVHENEENLLSEFTDGDGIQPWAKEAIAKAVRASIVSGRSESEFVPNGTATRAEAAKMIKNLLKYVDFIN; translated from the coding sequence ATGATTAAAATTAAGAAACATAAATCTATTGCTGTAATTATGTTACTTGTTTTTTTCATTTCGCAAGTATTTAGCTTTAATGGTGCAATTATAGTTTATGCTGAGGAAGATATTCCAAATTCAATTGTAAATCCAGGCTTTGAAACAGGCGATATGACAGGATGGACCATATTAGAAGGAGAAGCTTTCAGTCAAGATAGCGTTTCAGGGGATCAGACCTGGTGGGTAGAAGCAATTCCTTATAACCAAGAAGGGAAATATCATCTGAATGGCTGGAAGTGTGAAGAAGCAGCGACAGGCAGAGTACGTTCCACTACTTTTAGACTAGGAGGAAGTGGTTGGATTACTTTCAAACTTGGAGGAGGTAAAAATGTCAATTTAGTTCATATTAAAATCCGAGACGCAGAAACGGATGAAGTTTTGGCTATATATGGGAATACAGCTTTTGCGGATGTGAATTTCCCTAATATTGAATTGGGGATGCGTTTGGCCAATATGGAACAATATAGAGCGGATTTATCTGAATACATAGGAAGAAAATTATATATTGAGATTGTTGACAATGCGACCAATGACTGGGGGCTAATTTTTGCTGATGCATTTTTTACATATCATGAGACTGTACCTACAGAGGGATTACTTGCCAGAAACTTTCTTATAAAAAATCCAGGGTTTGAAACAGGAGATATAAGAGGCTGGACGGTTGTTGAAGGCGGTGCTTTTGGTCCCGATAGTGTATCTGGTGACATAACTTGGTGGGCTGAAGCCATTCCATATAACCAGGAAGGCCAATATCATTTAAATGGATGGAAATATCCTGAATCAGAAAAAGGTAAGATTCGTTCTTCCACATTTATGCTGGCAGGCAGTGGTTGGATCACCTTTAAGCTTGGCGGTGGAGGAGATCCTAATAAAGTATATATCGAGGTATATGACGCAGATAAAAATGAGTTGGTTGCAGTCTATGCCAATACTGAGTTTGCGGATAAGAATTTCCCTAACATAGACGAAGGTATGCGTCTGGCGAATATGGTGCAATATAGAGCAGACTTATCAGATTTTATTGGTAAGGATCTTTACATCCAAATTGTTGATGAGGCAACAGAAGGATGGGGCTTGATCTTTGCCGATGCATTCTTTACCTACCATGAGACGATACCTGCAGAAGGGGTGATAGCACAAAATAGGTATATTCCCCCCACAACGGTATCAAAATATGGAATACAAAATCCAGATTTTGAAACAGGTGATTTTGAAGGATGGGAAATCGAAGGCGATGCTTTCTTAGTATCTAATGAAAAGATTGATTCTATCCATCCTAAAAATGCATATTATGCAGTCAGTCAAAAGGAGAAAATTGGCAGCATAAAGTCAACTAAATTCACTATAGGAAATGCGGCTCGAATAGAGTTTATGATTGGTGGAAACAGGGATACAGAAAATTTATATGTAGCATTACTAGATGCCGATACAGATGAAGTGCTTATAAAAGAGACACCTTCTTCTTCTGACTTTGAAACAGTAACATGGGAGCTTAAGCCATATCTTGGGGAAAAAGTATATATTCAAGTAGTGGATCAAACAAACACAGGTTTCATAATGGTAGACGGCTTTGAAGTTAATAAAGGGCTGATAGCATACTGGTCATTTGATGAAATGCAGGGGAAATACGCAAAAGATAAGGCTGCTGATGCAGAAGATTATATTAACTATACATTTAACAACGCAAAGTATAAGCCGTCCACAGATCCTCAATGGAGAAACAATGGTGTCAAAAACGGTGCTTTATTATTTGATGGATATTCCACATGGATTGAAAGAGAAGCTTCCAGGTTTGGAGAAATCTCTGATGAATTGACCATTGAAGCGTGGGTTGCACCAAGATCCTATGAATGGGGAGATGGTGGTAAACTATCTGCCATTGTAAATCAGTACAGTAAAGGTAAAAGAGAAGGATTTATTTTAGGAATGTATCGCCATGGAACATGGTCATTCCAAGTAGGTATTGGAAACAAATGGATAGAAGTATGGTCAGAAGATCAGGTTTTGGCAAAGAACCAGTGGTCCCATGTGGCAGCGACCTTTAGTAAAGATACATCAACGGCAAAAATATACTTGAATGGGGAATTGGTTGCAGAAGCACAGACTCCTGCTCAGAGATCTATCAATATTTCGGCTGCGAACCTGATGATTGGCAAAAATAATGAAGCAGTGAAATTAAACGGCGTTTTTGACTACAACATGTTTAACGGTTTAATCGACGAGTTAAAAATCTATAATAAAGCTTTTACAGATGAAGAAATTCAGAACCACTATGCTCAGGATTTAGCTCCATATAATGGCAATATTCCTCAAATTAAATATGAAGATATCGCCCTTGATCCCAAAGTTTACGATGGTGACAGATACCGTCCCCAATATCATGCAATTCCACCGGGACATTGGATGAATGAACCCCATGCTCCTATTTACTATAAGGGTAAATATCATTTATTCTATCAGCACAATCCACAGGGACCTTTCTTCCATCAGATTCATTGGGGACATTGGGTAAGCGATGATTTGGTACATTGGGAATATATGCCTGTAGCATTGTCTCCACAAAAAGGAGATATTGCTCCTGATGGAATGTGGGCAGGAAGTGCAACCTATGATGCAAATGGAAAGCCTGTACTTTTATTTACAGCAGGCAATGACAGTAAAGCTCCTAATCAGGCTGTTGGTCTGGCAACACCAAAGGATATAAACGATCCTTATTTAAAAGAGTGGGAAGTTTATCCAAGACTTATCAACGAGCAAAAGCCGGGTATGGGGAAATTTGGAGAATTCAGAGATAACTTTACATGGAAAGACGGAGAAAAGTGGTATCAGATTGTAACGTCTGGTTCTACGATAACAAAGAGTGGTACAGCACTCATTTATGTATCCGATGATTTATACAATTGGGAGTATAAAGGGGAACTATATCAGGCAGATTTGGACAAATACCCTTATTTAGGAACCGTGTGGGAATTGCCGGTACTTCTTCCTGTCAAAGATCAAAAAGGAAACCAAAAGTATATCCTGACAGTACTTCCGGCAGGAGAAAAAAGTGATGTAGAAGTATTTTACTGGATTGGCGAATTTGATAAAGAAAACTGTCGATTTATTCCAGACCATGAAGAACCAAAATTAATGGATCTTGGAGATTCAAAATTTACTGGCGGAGCAGGCATGGTTGATCCCAAAACAGGAAGAACGATTTTCTTCACTATTGCACAGTTGATCAACGGCACTGCTGGAAATCAATTCTATTATGATTTAGGATGGGCTCATAATGCTGGATTACCCATAAGTTTAAGCTTAGGGGATGATGGAGAACTTCGCTTAGAACCTATAGAAGAACTGAAATCTTTAAGAGGAAAGCAACTGGTATCCTTATCAAATAAGAGCTTGGAAGAAGCAAATCAACTCATCCAGGATATTCAGGGAGATACTTTAGAAATTGAACTGGAAATTGAACCAGAAGATGCAAAGAAATTTGGTATTAAAGTAAGACGTACGCCAAATGGGGAAGAAGAAACCTTACTGTATTATAATAAAGAAGATCAAACTTTCAGCGTAGACAGAACCAAAACAACTTCTGACCCCGACTTGAAAATGAGTTCAGGTATTCAAGGTGGAAAAGTAGACTTAAAAGGAGAGAACCTGCAATTACATATCTACCTGGATCGTTCAATGGTTGAAGCCTATATCAATCACAGAAAGAGTCTGACAACAAGAGTTTTCCCAAGCAAAGGGGATGCAATGGGCCTTAAACTATGGGCAGATGGAAATATTACAGTTAAATCAATGAATGTGTGGGAAATGAAATCTGCCTATGGAGATGGAAGCATTGTGCCAGGATATTGGACCGAATTTACCAACAGTACTCCAGAAAATGTAGGACATTTAGTTAACCATGATTTTGCAACAGGAGATTTAACTGGATGGATCGTTGCAGAAGGTAATGCCTTTACCGATGCTCATGTAACAGACGTTGATACATACTGGGGTGGTAAATTTAATCCTACTGGAGAAATACCTGGGAAATACCATTACTGGGGATTCAATGAAGCCCTTGGAGGAGATTCCCTTACAGGAGTAATGAAATCACAGAACTTTATACTTGGTGGAGACGGACAGATTGATTTTCTGATAGGCGGAGGCAATGACATTGACCGATTATATGTAGCCCTGGTAAGAGCATCAGATGAACAGGAATTATTTAAGGCAACGGGCCGAAATTCTGAAGAATATTCTCGTGTCCTGTGGAATGCTTCAGAATATATAGGGGAAGAATTATATATCAAAGTAGTTGACAACCACACTGGAGGATTTGGACATCTTAATCTTGATGATGTTAATGTACCTGTTAAATTAGAACCTCTTATGATTGATGGAATTCCTTCAAAGCTTAAAATTGGTCAGCAAGCACAGACCGTTGTAAGTGTTGTATATGATAAGAACTATTCAAAAGATGTGACTTTTGAGTGTACTTTTAAAATCAGTAATCCTACTATTGCTGAAGTGGATAGCCATGGGTTGATTACAGCTAAAAAAAGAGGTGCTACAGTTGTAGAAGCTGTGTATGAAAGCCTTCAAGGACGTCACAAAGGCGTATTCTCATTCACTGTTGTTGATTCAGGAAGCAGCAGTGGGGATAATAATAGTAAACCATCTTCAGGTGCAACAAATCAGCCTGTAAATGAACCTTTATCAACAGTTCTCAGCAATACTAAAGGGGTTGAGCTCCTTATAGAAGGAAAAACATCGAAAACTGCAGAGGGTAGAATTGTATTCACTGTAACGGCAGATGAAGACATGATGGAAAAAGCCCTTGTTGCATTGAAAAATACAGATGGAAAAGTGCTAAAAATTAATGTAAAAAATGTAAGAGATCTTGCTGAAGTCATTATACCCATTAAGTCCATTCTGAAAGTACAAAAAGAAGTTCCCAATGTGGTGATCGAAATTGAAACGAACCATGGAAACTACAAATTGCCAATTCGTCTGATAGACTTTTCATCCATAAGCGATGACCTGGGTGTATCAGTAGAACAAGGTAAACTTAAAATATCCATTGGTTCGGCAGATGATGAACAAGTAAAAGCAGTTATGAGGATTGCACAAGAGTCAGGATTAAATGTGCTTTCTGATATCATTGATTTTGGCATAACGATTGAAGCAGAGGGTAAAAGCAAAGGATTTAATGATTTTGGCAGTACCTATGTGGAAAGAAGTATTTATGTCGATAAAGTGTCTGATAATAGATATTCAACAGCTGTAATGTATAATCCCCAAACTCATGAACTATCCTTTGTACCTTCTATATTTGATGTCAAAGAAGGAAAAGCAATTGTTACGATTAAAAGAAACCGTAACAGTATTTATGCAGTTGTTGAAAATAACAAATCTTTTGAAGATGTTACATCCCATTGGGCAAAAGAAGATATAGAGTTACTTGCTTCGAAACTTGTTGTAAAAGGTGTAGACAGTAAAAGATTTAATCCTAATGGTAAGGTAACAAGAGCTGAATTTGCTGCAATGTTGGTAAGGGCTCTTGGCTTGTCAACAGATCAGGCACAAGCTGTTTTTAAAGATGTAGATGAGAATTCATGGTATGGAGGTATTGTACAGAAGGCAGTTCAGGCTAAGATCATCAATGGATACGAAGATGGTACATTCAGACCCCATGAAAACATTACACGTCAAGAAATGGCAGTTATGATTATACGTGCTTTTGAATTTACAGGTACAACAGTAGATGTTCATGAGAATGAAGAAAACCTGTTGTCTGAATTTACAGATGGGGATGGGATTCAACCATGGGCAAAAGAAGCAATAGCAAAAGCTGTGAGAGCTTCTATTGTCAGTGGAAGAAGTGAAAGTGAATTTGTTCCCAATGGAACAGCAACACGGGCAGAAGCTGCAAAAATGATTAAGAATTTATTAAAATATGTTGACTTTATAAATTAA
- a CDS encoding PfkB family carbohydrate kinase translates to MYDVVALGELLIDFTPAGLSSNQCFLFEQNPGGAPANVLSVLSKFNKATGFIGKLGNDQFGHFLKGVLDDINVSTEGIVFDDEVRTTLAFVHLDENGDRKFSFYRNPGADMMLKEEEINLEMIKNSKVFHFGSLSMTHEPARSATLKALKYAKEKDLLVSYDPNYRPLLWKSIEEAKQQIKEGLRYADILKVSEEELELITGIDDMKKATEFLYKGYDIPFITVTLGDKGSYFRKADDEGYVSPYKVKAIDTTGAGDGFLGALLYQILESGKVIKELEISELENMLRFSNATGALITMKRGAIPAIPTLEEVYDFIKTQGNH, encoded by the coding sequence ATGTATGATGTTGTAGCATTAGGAGAACTATTGATTGATTTTACGCCTGCAGGATTATCTTCCAATCAGTGTTTCTTGTTTGAGCAGAATCCTGGAGGAGCACCAGCCAATGTATTATCAGTACTTTCAAAATTTAACAAGGCAACTGGTTTCATTGGTAAATTAGGTAATGATCAGTTTGGACATTTTTTAAAAGGAGTATTAGATGACATCAACGTTTCAACAGAAGGCATTGTATTTGATGATGAAGTTAGAACAACCTTGGCTTTTGTGCATTTGGATGAGAATGGTGACAGAAAGTTTAGTTTTTACCGTAACCCTGGTGCGGATATGATGTTAAAAGAAGAAGAGATCAATCTGGAAATGATTAAGAATTCAAAAGTATTCCACTTTGGTTCTCTCTCAATGACTCATGAACCAGCAAGAAGTGCAACCCTTAAGGCCTTAAAATATGCTAAAGAAAAGGATTTGCTTGTTTCTTATGATCCCAATTACAGGCCTCTGTTATGGAAAAGTATTGAGGAAGCCAAGCAACAGATTAAGGAAGGACTCAGATATGCAGATATTCTGAAAGTATCTGAAGAAGAACTTGAACTTATAACAGGTATTGATGACATGAAAAAAGCAACAGAATTTTTATACAAGGGGTATGATATACCGTTCATTACAGTTACTTTAGGAGATAAAGGCAGTTATTTTAGAAAAGCTGATGATGAAGGATATGTTTCTCCATATAAGGTGAAAGCAATTGACACCACAGGGGCAGGAGATGGCTTCCTGGGGGCGTTACTGTATCAAATTTTGGAAAGTGGTAAAGTCATTAAAGAACTGGAAATTTCAGAACTTGAAAATATGCTTAGGTTTTCAAATGCGACTGGCGCCTTAATCACAATGAAGAGAGGAGCCATTCCTGCAATACCGACATTAGAAGAAGTTTATGACTTTATAAAAACTCAAGGAAATCATTAA
- a CDS encoding S-Ena type endospore appendage, which translates to MALQVLTGKPKLCCPAPLECMEYFYIYESGTIWKSYIPIKGAFIFNGSFNPAAVTIRFLLFNGKVVTRILQPGQSFAFTGDNVRKIEVSVANGPADLYFELCTQTLTDINCKQKNPCCPDSLQCTFFSSYWNIPINEDFLLWQSTVPVTGSFEINPSQLLPQEVEINVIIKRFNQPDVVETITSTTVIRSENMKALLVNISNLENPAVLSVSACLRDQVNKKSKS; encoded by the coding sequence ATGGCCCTGCAAGTATTAACAGGTAAACCGAAATTATGCTGCCCTGCTCCATTAGAATGTATGGAATATTTTTATATATATGAGAGCGGCACAATATGGAAAAGCTATATTCCGATAAAGGGAGCATTTATCTTTAATGGAAGCTTTAATCCAGCTGCTGTCACAATTAGGTTTCTCCTATTTAACGGAAAAGTAGTTACTCGAATTTTACAGCCTGGCCAATCCTTTGCATTTACCGGAGATAATGTCAGAAAAATTGAAGTTTCCGTCGCAAATGGTCCTGCAGACCTTTACTTTGAGCTTTGTACCCAAACACTTACAGATATAAATTGCAAACAAAAAAATCCATGTTGTCCTGACTCTTTACAATGCACCTTTTTTTCATCTTATTGGAATATACCAATAAATGAAGACTTTCTTCTATGGCAATCAACAGTTCCTGTAACTGGATCTTTTGAAATTAATCCATCACAACTTTTACCACAAGAAGTTGAAATTAATGTAATCATTAAGCGATTTAACCAACCTGATGTGGTAGAGACTATTACATCAACCACTGTCATTCGTTCAGAAAATATGAAAGCTCTGCTGGTTAATATATCGAATCTGGAAAATCCCGCTGTATTATCTGTTTCAGCTTGTTTAAGAGATCAGGTTAATAAAAAATCTAAATCATAA
- a CDS encoding DUF6472 family protein — MKGTTNCEYCINYIYDEDWNCYQCDVNLDEDEMSKFLTNSFHDCPYFHFNDEYKIVRKQM, encoded by the coding sequence ATGAAAGGTACAACCAATTGTGAGTATTGCATAAACTATATTTATGATGAAGACTGGAATTGCTATCAATGTGATGTTAATTTGGATGAAGATGAAATGAGTAAGTTTTTGACCAACTCTTTTCATGATTGTCCGTATTTTCATTTTAATGATGAATACAAAATTGTAAGAAAACAGATGTAG
- a CDS encoding ROK family protein: MLKANRTQMKEINKNLLRQALKSRKKATKPELAALTHLSVVTVNSLINEMVLSGEVIEGEEVPSNGGRPSRQYVYNGNYRKALIIYGYEHNRKNLIHLLIINAFGECIERKTDYFSDVVIDSFDQWIEYAFKAHENICVIVFGLPGAEENGVIYVNDYSGIIGDKFLSYYQSKYGVPVIYENDINAAVYGYYTRQDSQTVQTVVGIYYPRIYGPGAGIVINKEIYKGYKNFAGEVSWLPLRPSWNEVNYDHSQEVVFMLSQIVAIYSCVLAPERIVFYGDFLTEEILEKLMLHIQYLLKGNFLPCIQFEKSIKKDFETGMIQIAFRELQKREGKVEWY, translated from the coding sequence ATGTTAAAGGCTAACCGGACTCAAATGAAAGAGATTAATAAGAATCTTCTGAGACAGGCCTTAAAATCACGCAAAAAAGCTACCAAACCGGAATTAGCAGCATTAACTCATTTAAGTGTAGTTACTGTGAATTCTCTGATCAATGAAATGGTTCTGTCTGGTGAAGTCATAGAGGGGGAGGAAGTACCTTCCAATGGAGGCAGGCCTTCAAGGCAATATGTTTATAATGGTAATTACAGAAAAGCATTGATTATTTATGGATATGAACACAATAGGAAAAATTTGATTCATTTGTTGATTATTAATGCATTTGGAGAGTGTATCGAACGGAAAACAGATTACTTTTCGGATGTAGTTATTGACAGTTTTGATCAGTGGATAGAATATGCTTTTAAAGCACATGAAAATATCTGTGTTATAGTATTTGGTCTTCCGGGAGCAGAGGAGAATGGAGTGATTTATGTAAATGATTACTCCGGTATTATCGGAGACAAGTTTTTATCTTATTATCAATCCAAATATGGAGTACCGGTGATTTATGAAAATGACATTAATGCTGCTGTTTATGGATATTATACAAGGCAGGACAGTCAAACAGTGCAAACTGTGGTTGGAATCTACTATCCTAGGATCTATGGACCGGGGGCTGGCATTGTTATAAATAAGGAAATATATAAGGGTTACAAGAATTTTGCCGGAGAAGTTAGTTGGCTCCCTTTAAGGCCTTCATGGAATGAAGTGAATTATGATCATTCCCAAGAGGTTGTATTTATGCTTAGCCAAATCGTAGCAATATACAGTTGTGTATTGGCACCGGAACGTATTGTATTTTATGGAGACTTTTTAACAGAAGAGATTTTGGAAAAACTCATGCTTCACATTCAATACCTTCTAAAAGGTAACTTTTTACCGTGTATTCAATTTGAAAAAAGTATAAAAAAGGATTTTGAGACAGGAATGATTCAAATTGCATTCAGAGAACTGCAAAAGAGAGAGGGGAAAGTTGAATGGTATTAA
- a CDS encoding MFS transporter → MVLTVLLIIIYLAFISLGLPDSLLGSAWPSIYPNMGVPISYAGIVSMIIAGGTIVSSLWSDRLIRKFGTGLVTVISVFMTALALLGFSISDVFFELCLFAIPLGLGAGSIDAALNNFVALHYKAKHMSWLHCFWGVGAMTGPIIMSYFLERGIIFQMGYRTVAMIQLSLAIVLIVTLPLWKKASSTYNEEIYINESNQKTQIQKVISKNELLRLPGAKQALLAFFCYCSIEATLGLWGSSFVTIAHGVSAETAAKWASFFYFGITFGRFLSGFVTLKMNNRQMVYLGETLLGIGIVMLILPLGQVLSGIGLVMSGIGCAPIYPSLLHETPVNFGEEYSQSIMGVQMACAYVGSTFMPPLFGILANYIGYSFMPFYAGIILIIMVIAVKTLNKQIDGKKVLEIR, encoded by the coding sequence ATGGTATTAACAGTTTTATTAATCATAATTTATCTGGCATTTATCAGTTTAGGGCTGCCGGATTCACTTTTAGGTTCGGCATGGCCGTCCATATATCCCAATATGGGGGTGCCGATTTCCTATGCAGGTATTGTTTCAATGATTATAGCCGGAGGAACTATTGTATCCAGCTTATGGAGTGATAGGTTGATCAGAAAATTTGGAACCGGTCTGGTTACTGTTATAAGCGTATTTATGACAGCATTGGCATTGCTTGGATTTTCAATCAGTGATGTGTTTTTTGAACTTTGCTTGTTTGCAATTCCTTTAGGGCTAGGAGCAGGTTCCATAGATGCAGCCCTTAATAATTTTGTAGCTCTTCATTATAAAGCAAAACACATGAGCTGGCTCCATTGCTTTTGGGGAGTTGGAGCGATGACTGGCCCAATTATTATGTCCTATTTTCTTGAACGGGGTATTATTTTTCAGATGGGCTATCGTACAGTTGCAATGATTCAGCTATCCTTAGCCATAGTGCTTATTGTTACCTTGCCTTTATGGAAAAAGGCTTCGTCAACCTATAATGAAGAAATTTATATCAATGAATCCAATCAAAAGACACAGATTCAAAAAGTGATCAGTAAAAATGAGCTTTTAAGGCTGCCGGGAGCGAAACAGGCACTGCTTGCATTTTTTTGCTACTGTTCTATAGAAGCAACCCTTGGTTTATGGGGAAGCAGTTTTGTAACCATAGCCCATGGAGTATCGGCAGAAACAGCAGCAAAGTGGGCATCCTTTTTCTATTTCGGTATTACTTTTGGAAGATTTTTATCAGGTTTTGTTACATTGAAAATGAATAACCGTCAGATGGTTTATTTGGGAGAAACACTGCTTGGTATAGGGATTGTGATGCTTATACTGCCATTGGGACAGGTCCTTTCGGGAATAGGTTTAGTTATGTCTGGAATAGGTTGTGCACCTATTTACCCCAGTTTGCTCCATGAAACACCGGTTAATTTCGGAGAAGAATATTCCCAGTCGATTATGGGGGTTCAAATGGCATGTGCTTATGTGGGCAGTACCTTTATGCCGCCTCTGTTTGGTATTTTGGCAAATTATATAGGGTATTCATTCATGCCTTTTTATGCAGGAATTATTTTAATAATTATGGTGATAGCAGTAAAAACGCTAAATAAACAGATAGATGGAAAAAAAGTATTGGAGATCAGGTGA
- a CDS encoding MBL fold metallo-hydrolase has translation MNSQVIASNSVAYVYDSLKEYVTNVFVIETLSKVFVIDTFCGSKFMEPIQSRINTHLNDKEVIVINTHFHWDHVWGNISFKGYDIISHELCRKVLEEQWEKQMESNHQYIEGSVEKCLPNVTFKDKLIFHEEGIELFYSPGHTADSISIFDHNERILYVGDNLEKPIIYVEHDDVATYIHTLKHYLTYQPKKIVAGHTLDLQEEDIHKTIDYLQGLSHGRQFSFQSEYERKIHDQNLKTLNMLEQK, from the coding sequence ATGAACAGTCAAGTTATTGCTTCTAATTCGGTTGCCTATGTTTATGACAGTTTAAAGGAGTATGTTACAAATGTTTTTGTGATTGAAACATTGTCAAAAGTTTTTGTTATTGACACTTTTTGTGGTTCAAAGTTTATGGAACCCATACAGAGCAGAATCAATACCCATCTTAATGACAAAGAGGTTATAGTAATTAACACCCATTTTCATTGGGATCATGTTTGGGGGAATATTAGTTTCAAAGGGTATGATATTATAAGTCATGAATTATGCAGGAAAGTCCTGGAGGAACAATGGGAAAAGCAGATGGAAAGCAATCATCAATATATCGAAGGCAGTGTGGAAAAATGTTTGCCTAATGTGACTTTCAAAGATAAATTGATTTTCCATGAAGAAGGGATTGAATTATTTTATAGTCCCGGCCATACTGCAGACAGTATCTCGATTTTTGATCATAACGAGAGGATTTTGTACGTCGGTGACAACCTGGAAAAACCTATTATTTACGTGGAACATGATGATGTTGCAACATACATCCATACATTAAAGCATTATCTTACATATCAGCCTAAAAAAATTGTTGCAGGCCATACCCTGGATTTGCAAGAAGAGGATATTCATAAGACAATCGACTATTTACAAGGCTTATCTCATGGCAGACAGTTTAGTTTTCAGTCGGAGTATGAAAGAAAAATACATGATCAAAATCTAAAGACCTTAAATATGCTGGAGCAAAAATAG